The stretch of DNA CATCGGCTGAAAGGAAGAAGTTGCGGTCCGTGTCTTTTTTAATGATATCTATTGGTTGCCCTGTATGAGTTGCGAGGACCTCCTGAATCTGCTCGCGGAGTTTCAGGATCTCCTTTGTGTAAATCGCCAGATCGGTAGCCTGTCCCCGGCTGCCGCCCATGGGCTGATGAATCATGACCCGGGCATGGGGCAATGCTGATCTCTTGCCCGCGGCACCAGCCGCCAGCAGGAGAGCCGCCATAGAGGAAGCCTGCCCGATACAGGTCGAGGCAACATCAGGCCGAACGAATTGCATCGTGTCGTAAATGGCCATGCCGGCTGAAACAACACCCCCGGGAGAGTTGATGTAGAGGTGGATGTCGCGATCCGGATCCTCGGCCTCGAGAAATAGCAATTGAGCGATGATCAGGTTGGCGGAGACATCATCAATGATCCCTCCGATGAAGATGATCCGATCCTTGAGAAGCCTTGAAAAGATATCGTAAGCCCGCTCTCCTCGGCTCGACTGTTCCACCACGATGGGAACCAGGGCCATAACTTCCTCCTTCATCAATACCGGGGCGTCGCGCGGTGCGGCGGACGGGGATTCTCTCAGGGGAGAATAATGCCGCCTTTGGACCGCTTTTCACCCTTCTGCTCATTCTGAACGAATTGGTGAACCTTTATTTTCTTGAGCAGGAAATCGATGGTTTTTCGTTCCATAATATTATCCTGCATCCGAACCAGATCCTCGGACTTGAGAATCGAGCTTCGGAGCTTGGCCAGGGGAATCCCTGTTTGCCGCACAAGAGCCTCCAACCGCTCGTTCAGATCCTCTTCCGTGACTTTGATTCCCTCGCACTTCGCAACCGAGGTCAGTAGAATCTGGCGTCTCTGGGTCCGCTCAACCATTGGCCTAACCCGGCCTTCCACATCTTCCGATGAGATGGGTCGCCCTTCTTTCTCGCTTCGTTCCCGAACCGAGTCCAACCCCCTCTGGACCATTCCAGGGGTGAGTGGCAAGGGATTCAGTTGGATCAACCGGTCCATCAAGGATTCTTCCAACCGGGCCTGGGATCTGGCTTCAGCGTCGGCTTCCAGCCGCTCCCGGATCTTTTCTCGTAACCCGGCAAGATCCAGCCCAGGATCCACCTCTCGAGCAAAATCATCGTCAAGTGGCTTGAGCTTCTTTTCCTGAATCTCTTTGGCCAGTAGCCGGTAACGACGTTTTTGTCCCCGAAGGCTCTCCTCCGAATAATCTTTGGGGTACTCAACTTCAATAAAGCGCTCCTCACCAGCGCTGAGTCCCACCGAGGCTTCCTTGAATTCCTTCAGAAGATTCTCGCCGCCCACCTCCATTTGGATCTCCTGCCGTTCCATTTTTGCCATTCTCTGACCATGGACATCCACCGGCTCCAAATCCGCCTTGAGTATATCTCCTTTAATAGATTGACGTTCAGCCGGAACCAGGTCAGCTCGACTCTCCCTGATTTCAGCAAGGGCGGCTTCAATCTGTTCGGCCGTCGTTTGAGGAATTTCCTGTTCCAACTCGATCTCGTCTATACCCTTCACCTCGATCTCCGGCCAGATTTCCATCGTGACCTGGAAGCTCATCGGTTCATTGGGTTCGAATTTGAGATCCTCTATCTTAGGATCTCCTATCGGATCCAGCTCGGCCTCTTTGACCGCCTCTTCGATCGCCTTCGGTACCAATTGGTTCACGAGATCACTTTGGATCGTGGAGCCGAATCGAGCCCGAATGAGGCTCTGTGGGGCCTTCCCGGGACGGAATCCGGGGATCTTCAGTTCCCGTCGTAGCCGGTTGACGGCATCCGCGTATTCCTTCTCAACACGTTCGACAGGCACCGTGATGTGCAAGGTCTTTTGCCAGGTCCCGGTATCTTTGACATCAACCTGGATCATTCATCCTCCCAACTCTAATGATTCATGGAGAAACATCCGCCCCGGCGGTCCGGATTGGGTACTCCCCGATCGAGGCGAACACAACGGTGCGAGAGGGGGGACTCGAACCCCCACGATTGTGGAATCACTGGATCCTAAGTCCAGCGCGTCTGCCAATTCCGCCACTCTCGCCAGGTCTCTTTAATCCGAGTATAGAACCCCGATTCCAAGGTGTCTATGCACGGCGCCTTTTCTTATCAGCACCCTTTGAATACCGCTTTTCTCTTCTCCAGAAAAGCCGTTGTTCCCTCTTTCATATCTTCCGTCGCCGCTAACAGACCAAAAAGATTGGCCTCGAGATAGCAACCCTCCGTAAAAGAGATTTCCAGGCCGCGGTGAACCGCCTCCATGGCATAACGAACGGCCAGGGGACCCCTTGAGGCGATCTTCAACGCCATCTCCTTCGTCGCTTCGAGGAGTTGATCCGGCGGAGCGACCAGATTGACCAGACCGAATTCCAACGCCTGCTGGGCCTTGATAGGCTCCCCCAACAATATCATCGCCAGAGCCCGCCCCTTACCCACAACGCGGGGCAACCGCTGTGTGCCGGCATAGCCGGGGATAAGACCGAGGGTCACTTCCGGCAACCCCAACCGCGCCGTTTCACTGGCCACACGCAGTGTACAAGAGAGAGCGATTTCGCAACCCCCGCCCAGGGCATAACCGTTCACAGCCGCAATGACCGGTTTTCCGAGATGCTCAATGATGTCACACAAGACTTGCCCGCGGTGGGAAAGCTCCTTGGCTTTCTGTGCGTTGAGTTCCGATAGTTCTTTGATGTCGGCGCCGGCGATAAAGGCCTTATCTCCTGCTCCGGTAAGGATCACGACCAAGACCTCATCATCTTCGCCCAGTTGCCTGAAGAGATCCTTCAACTCGCGAATGGACTGGGCATTCAGGGCATTGAGCTTATCCGGACGATTTATGGTCACAATGGCCAATGGCGCTTCTTTTTTAAGTATGACGGTTTCCCAACTCATTTTTCCTCCTCGGCTCTTTAGAATGCCGCACTTTAAATTTTCTGGTTCGGCCCGGCTCCCCGCTCCGTAACCTCAACGAGCCCCTTACCCAACGGATGCCGTCGCCGGATCCATGACCGACGCCTGCCAAGGTGGATTATGCCGCCCCAAAATGCCGGATGGAACCACTCTCAACATTAAAAATCCTCCAGATCCCTACGCTTCAGGTGTTGCGGATTCCCGTTCTAAAAGAAGCGTGAGCCAGTAGGGCCTCCGCCGACTGATGAGTTTGTTCACCCCATCGCAGAAGAAGGAAATGGGGCTGTAGGAACTCCTCGGGAATTCAGTGCTCCGACAACGCGGGCACATGACGGTGCGGCCCTTCGGGACCTGGAACCATCGCCGACCCCATCTTCTCTTTATCTTGAGGAGCGGCAGCGGGTAATTTCTGACGAACATTCCTCCGACACGGCTGCCGCGTATCCGATATCCTTCAAAAAGAACCGCCAGCGACTTTCGAGAAAAGGCGCGATGATGATGAGAGGCATTAAAAATAGTTGAACAAACAGGGCACTTTAATTCATTAAGATGGATATTTTCATTATTGGGGACAGAGACAAGAATATACTCCAGATCGAGCCGAAGAATCTCTTTTACAGTTTTGTACAAGTCGTCATCTTCGAGGTGCTCCAACAACTCACTGCAGAGAAGAAGATCAAAGCCTCCCGAACGAAGCGGGAGATCGGCCGAAGAGGCGCAAATCTTCGGAACTTGTACAAAACCCAAGCCCGAACGACTAAAATCAATCCCGGTCATTTTATAATCATGGGCAAGAATATTTGTGACCACCCCGTTGCCGCACCCCAAATCAAGGATCCGGGAAACTCCGCACGGAATCATAACCCGGAATTGTTGTATCTTTCCCTTTACAGCGGGAGTCAATGTAAAAGTGTCCCAGGTCTCAGGATTTTCAAAAAACTCTTGATCGGAGTGACTCATATCAATTCACACACAGTCCACTCCCGCCCCGAAAACAAGAATAGCGGTATCTGCCGTGTACATTTTCTTTTTTTTACGGAACTGCTCCGGCTCGAGATTTTTAATAAAAACCGAAGCAAGAAGCGGAGCAAATGGCTGAAAAAAAATCCTTCTCAAAACCCATGGAATCTTTTGATTCCCAAAGATAAGATTGTGAGCATTGAATCCCGGCTCTCCTATATATTCAGTCTTAACCAGTTCGTGTTTGCAATATCGCACAATCCGATCGTGAAGGTTCTTATCGTTATAATACCGCATATAAAATTGTTTCTTCGGCATATCCCCCTTTATATAGACCTGGGAACGGTAGTAACGGGGTTCATCTCTCCATGGATCATAGGGCACGGAAATGACCAATCGGCCGGCCTGATCCAAAACACGGGCTAACTCGCCCACAGCGTGTGATTCATCCGGGATATGTTCGAGAACACTGATCACGGAAATTTTATTAAAGAAACCATCGTCAAAAGGGAGGTCCGCCGCATCCTTCTCCAGAAAATTCAATCGCCCTTCCGCAACGAGCCGTCTTGTCGCCGGCACACGATCCGCCATTTTGAGCTGAGCCGCGGCAAAGCCCGGCTCCGGATCGGCCGCCCAGACCCGGCACCCGTACCGCAGCGCCAGAATCTGCGCAATCGGTGAAAAACGGGTTCCAATGTCGAGGAGCCTGTCTTCCGGACGGAGGTCCAGAGCGCGCACGACAGCCGGATATTCGGCGCACCGGGCATAGGGCACTCCCCTTGAGAAGGCAGCAGGACCCTGCCGGAGGAGGTACTTATAGTATTCGAGGAGCATAGATCCTGCCACCGATCCCAATGCGGTCCCAAACCGCGACCTTAATGAGGATAAATTCGAGTCTCTTGAGACTACACTCTTGGACCAGCCTCCACAATCCCTTTGGCCGTGGATCCCCAGTGGGTCCCTTGACCCTTTCCCCGATGCTGATAGGATAGCAAGGGTTGGGATTCTGAGGGGATGGGATTCTGGACGAGGGACCTTGAGACGTCTTTCTGCAAAACTCCCACAGAACGAACGATGATCGCAAACTGAATTGAGGAGGTTAGAGTGCCGTCTGAAAAGCGGAAGACCGATCCAAAGATTACAAAGCTGCGCCGACTAAAAAGCAAAGCGGAACAAGGCGGCGGAGTCGCACGGATTCAGAAGATACATGATCAGGGCCGGATGACAGCGAGAGAACGCGTCGCAGCCTTGGTTGATCCCGGAAGTTTTGAAGAAATGGGTGTTTTTGTAACACATCGTTGTGTCGATTTCGGAATGCGATCCAAGAAAATTGTCGGTGACGGTGTGATATCAGGATTCGGGCGCATCAATGGACGACCAACATATATCTTTTCACAGGATTTCACTGTATTCGGCGGCACTCTTTCCGAGTCAAACGCAAAGAAGATTTGCAACATCATGGATCAGGCGGTGCAAAACGGCTGTCCGGTTATCGGCTTAAACGATTCCGGAGGCGCCCGCATACAGGAGGGGGTGTTGAGTCTTGGCGGCTACGCTGATGTTTTCTTGAGAAATACCCTCGCCTCCGGCGTCATACCCCAAATTTCCGCCGTTTTCGGCCCTTGCGCGGGTGGAGCGGTCTACAGCCCGGCCATCACCGATTTCATCCTCATGATTAAAGAAACGAGCCATATGTTTGTCACAGGGCCGGATGTCATCAAAGCCGTGACCAACGAAGTTGTAAGTTTTGAGGATTTGGGTGGCGCAATGTCCCACGCATCAAGGAGCGGAGTCGCACATTTTGCAACTGAAGATGATTTAGATTGCATAGAGACCATCAAGAGACTTCATTCATACCTTCCACAAAACAATATCGAAAACCCGCCGCATGTCGCGCCAAAAGACCGGCCCGATCGGATGGATGAAAATCTGGACACCATCGTCCCGATGGAACCCAACAAACCGTACGATATGAAAGAGGTTGTGCGAAAGATCGTTGATGACGGCGAGTTTTTTGAAGTCCACGAGCATTTTGCCCAAAATATCATCGTCGGATTCGCCCGGTTGGATGGCGATACTGTCGGCATCGTCGGCAATCAACCAAAGATCCTTGCGGGCGTATTGGATATCAACTCATCCGTCAAAGCCGCACGATTCGTCCGATTCTGTGACGCTTTTAACATTCCACTGGTCACTTTTGAAGATGTCCCCGGATTCCTTCCCGGAACGGCACAGGAATGGGGAGGTATTATCAAAGAAGGCGCAAAACTCCTCTACGCATTTTGTGAAGCCACGGTGCCGAAACTCACTGTGATCACCCGCAAGGCTTACGGCGGCGCCTATGATGTTATGTCATCCAAGCATATTCGCGCCGATTACAATGTAGGTTGGCCTTCCACGGAACTCGCCGTGATGGGAGCCGGCGGCGCGGTCAATATTATTTTCCGGAAACAAATCAAAGAATCGAAAAATCCGGCGGCCGAACAGGCGAAACAGGTGAAAAATTACAATGAGACATTCGCCAATCCTTACATCGCAGCCGGTTTGGGGTATCTGGATGATGTCATCGAGCCCAGGGAAACCCGTCCGAAATTAATCCGGGCCCTCGCCGTCCTAAAAACCAAAAGGCAAAAGAACCCGCCGAAGAAACACGGGAACATCCCACTTTGAACCTTATCCATCCGAGGAGATAAACGGAGACCCTTTTCATGTCCAAGATTCCAAAGAAAGTACTCGTTGCAAACCGCGGTGAGATCGCTGTTCGCATTCTCCGAGGTATAAAGGAGATGGGTTGGACCGGTGTCGCCGTTTACTCCGAGGCGGATCGAGGCTCTCTGCATGTGCGCCTGGCCGATGAAGCCTATCTGATCGGCGCACCTGCACCAGTGGATAGTTATCTCAACATTGAATCCTTACTGGAAACGGCGCGCAAATCCCGGGCCGGTTATCTCCATCCCGGTTATGGATTCCTGGCTGAGAACGCCGGTTTCGCCGAAGCGGTGACCCGGGCGGGTCTACGCTTCATCGGACCATCGGCCGAGGCTATCGCCTCGATGGGGAACAAGGTCGAAGCGAGAGAGATGGCGATAAAGGCCGGAGTGCCTGTGACACCGGGCACCGATGCCCTTCCCATGACGGGACCCAAAGCCCTCAAGGAAGCGCATCGATTGGGTTATCCCATTTTGGTCAAGGCCGCCTTCGGGGGAGGCGGGCGCGGGATGCGTGT from Candidatus Eisenbacteria bacterium encodes:
- the clpP gene encoding ATP-dependent Clp endopeptidase proteolytic subunit ClpP, whose amino-acid sequence is MALVPIVVEQSSRGERAYDIFSRLLKDRIIFIGGIIDDVSANLIIAQLLFLEAEDPDRDIHLYINSPGGVVSAGMAIYDTMQFVRPDVASTCIGQASSMAALLLAAGAAGKRSALPHARVMIHQPMGGSRGQATDLAIYTKEILKLREQIQEVLATHTGQPIDIIKKDTDRNFFLSADEAKEYGIIDEVIVKKS
- a CDS encoding class I SAM-dependent methyltransferase codes for the protein MSHSDQEFFENPETWDTFTLTPAVKGKIQQFRVMIPCGVSRILDLGCGNGVVTNILAHDYKMTGIDFSRSGLGFVQVPKICASSADLPLRSGGFDLLLCSELLEHLEDDDLYKTVKEILRLDLEYILVSVPNNENIHLNELKCPVCSTIFNASHHHRAFSRKSLAVLFEGYRIRGSRVGGMFVRNYPLPLLKIKRRWGRRWFQVPKGRTVMCPRCRSTEFPRSSYSPISFFCDGVNKLISRRRPYWLTLLLERESATPEA
- a CDS encoding acyl-CoA carboxylase subunit beta, whose translation is MTARERVAALVDPGSFEEMGVFVTHRCVDFGMRSKKIVGDGVISGFGRINGRPTYIFSQDFTVFGGTLSESNAKKICNIMDQAVQNGCPVIGLNDSGGARIQEGVLSLGGYADVFLRNTLASGVIPQISAVFGPCAGGAVYSPAITDFILMIKETSHMFVTGPDVIKAVTNEVVSFEDLGGAMSHASRSGVAHFATEDDLDCIETIKRLHSYLPQNNIENPPHVAPKDRPDRMDENLDTIVPMEPNKPYDMKEVVRKIVDDGEFFEVHEHFAQNIIVGFARLDGDTVGIVGNQPKILAGVLDINSSVKAARFVRFCDAFNIPLVTFEDVPGFLPGTAQEWGGIIKEGAKLLYAFCEATVPKLTVITRKAYGGAYDVMSSKHIRADYNVGWPSTELAVMGAGGAVNIIFRKQIKESKNPAAEQAKQVKNYNETFANPYIAAGLGYLDDVIEPRETRPKLIRALAVLKTKRQKNPPKKHGNIPL
- a CDS encoding enoyl-CoA hydratase/isomerase family protein, which codes for MSWETVILKKEAPLAIVTINRPDKLNALNAQSIRELKDLFRQLGEDDEVLVVILTGAGDKAFIAGADIKELSELNAQKAKELSHRGQVLCDIIEHLGKPVIAAVNGYALGGGCEIALSCTLRVASETARLGLPEVTLGLIPGYAGTQRLPRVVGKGRALAMILLGEPIKAQQALEFGLVNLVAPPDQLLEATKEMALKIASRGPLAVRYAMEAVHRGLEISFTEGCYLEANLFGLLAATEDMKEGTTAFLEKRKAVFKGC
- the tig gene encoding trigger factor, which produces MIQVDVKDTGTWQKTLHITVPVERVEKEYADAVNRLRRELKIPGFRPGKAPQSLIRARFGSTIQSDLVNQLVPKAIEEAVKEAELDPIGDPKIEDLKFEPNEPMSFQVTMEIWPEIEVKGIDEIELEQEIPQTTAEQIEAALAEIRESRADLVPAERQSIKGDILKADLEPVDVHGQRMAKMERQEIQMEVGGENLLKEFKEASVGLSAGEERFIEVEYPKDYSEESLRGQKRRYRLLAKEIQEKKLKPLDDDFAREVDPGLDLAGLREKIRERLEADAEARSQARLEESLMDRLIQLNPLPLTPGMVQRGLDSVRERSEKEGRPISSEDVEGRVRPMVERTQRRQILLTSVAKCEGIKVTEEDLNERLEALVRQTGIPLAKLRSSILKSEDLVRMQDNIMERKTIDFLLKKIKVHQFVQNEQKGEKRSKGGIILP
- a CDS encoding methyltransferase domain-containing protein yields the protein MLLEYYKYLLRQGPAAFSRGVPYARCAEYPAVVRALDLRPEDRLLDIGTRFSPIAQILALRYGCRVWAADPEPGFAAAQLKMADRVPATRRLVAEGRLNFLEKDAADLPFDDGFFNKISVISVLEHIPDESHAVGELARVLDQAGRLVISVPYDPWRDEPRYYRSQVYIKGDMPKKQFYMRYYNDKNLHDRIVRYCKHELVKTEYIGEPGFNAHNLIFGNQKIPWVLRRIFFQPFAPLLASVFIKNLEPEQFRKKKKMYTADTAILVFGAGVDCV